The sequence below is a genomic window from Nitrososphaerota archaeon.
AAAGTCTGTATCTGTCCATCTATATTCTCTCTTCCATAGGGACATACCTTAGGCCTTTTGCTCCTGTGTATATTGAACGGGGCCTGATCAAACGATTATTTTCCTGTTGCTCAATGATATGAGCGCACCAACCAGCAACGCGGCTACAGACAAATATTGGCGTATAGAGCTCTATGGGAATGCCCATCAACATGTAAATTACAGCGCTATATAGATCAAGATTTGGGTAGAGTTTCTTTTCCCTACCCATCTTCTTTTCTAGTGCAAAGCAAATGTCATACCACTTGGTTTCTCCAAGATACTCACCCAGCTCCTTTGCGTATCTCTTAATGGTAACAGAACGAGGATCTTCAGTCTTTCTATGAATTCTATGCCCAAAACCCATTATACGTTCTTTCCTTGCTAGAGCCGCATCGACCCACGATTCTGCCCTGCTAACATCATCGATGTCGATGAGCATCTTTGCTACTCCTTCATTGGCTCCTCCATGGAGAGGGCCTTTGAGAGTCCCTATCGCCGAGCTTACCGCAGAATAAATATCTGTAAGGGTAGAGGCAGTGACCCTTGCAGAAAATGTAGATGCGTTGAGCTCGTGCTCTGCATAAAGAACCATGGAGACATTGAATATCTTGGCCAACTTCGGATCAGGCTTTTTTCCTAAAAGCATGTAAAAGAAACTCTCTGCATGTGTCATAGAGCTCTCGGGCTTTACGTTCTTAAGACCATGAACATGCGCATTGAATTCCGTAAGGAGTACCGGCATCTGTGCTACGAGTCGAACTGCCCTATTCACATTTGCATCGTTTGATGAATCCTGCAGAGTAGAATCGAAAAGGCCGAGCAAGGAAACCACCGTCCTTAAGACATCCATAGGGTGCACATTTGAGGGTAATCGTTGAATTATTCGAGAAACATCGTCAGGCAGTTTTCTGCTCTTTACAAGGGCTGAAGAGAAGCTCGCAAACTCTTTTGAATTAGGTAATTTACCATAGATTAGAAGATAAGCCGCTTCTTCGTAACTTGCATTGACCAGATCAGAAACAGAATAGCCTCTGTAAAGCAGTTCACCAGTATCATCGTTAAGATAACAGATAGCCGTCGTTCCGGCTATTATACCCTCAAGGCCAGGACTGTAACCAGGGTATTCACGATCTACTTCTTTAGTCACTGACGCGCCTAAACCTCCGATCTATTTTTTCATATTCGTCATAGTTGACCAAATTGTAAATCTGTTTTCGTGTATGCATCTTGGAGATCATCTGCTTTTGAGTACCATTTTTCTTCAATTTCCTCAATGTATCCTCAACGGCCTTTGTCATTGTTCTGAATACCGTCATTGGAAATATCACTATGTTGTACCCCATCGACTCAAATTCTCTTACTGAGATATAGGGAGTCTTACCAAATTCGGTCATGTTCGCCATCAAGGGAACTCTAACAATCTTCGCAAACTTGCTGAACTCTACCTTTGATTCTAGCGCTTCAGGAAATATCACATCTGCTCCAGCTTTAGCGTATGTTTGAGCCCTTTTTATGGCACCGTTCAAACCTTCAACAGCTCGCGCATCCGTCCTAGCGATAATGACAAAATCTGGGTTCTGCCTTGCCTGAATAGCACCTTTTATCTTTTGAACCATGTCTTCACTTGAAACCAATTCCTTTCCTTCAAGATGACCACATCTTTTAGGCATGATCTGATCCTCTATCTGCACGGCAACAATACCTGCTCTCTCAAACTCCTGCACAGCTCTCATTAAATTCAGAACTTCACCAAAACCAGTATCGATATCTGCTATCGCAGGTATATTGACGCTGTTAGCTATCGCTGAAGCATGATCTAAAACTTCTGACATGCTAAGAAGACCTAAATCTGGTAGCCCTCTAGCATTTGCCAAACCGGCCCCAGAGATGTACACACCTTCAAAACCCACCCTTTCCGCAATCTTTGCAGTGATTGCATTGAAGACACCAGGTACGACTACGGCATGATCCTTGATCAGTCTCCTTAACACTGAGGCTTTATTCAGCTCCTTTGACATCAGTTCACCTTAACCATGGACATAATATCTCCTATGTACTTTTTTTCCAGATTCCATAAAGAGTGTAGAATCTTCTCAGCTTTCACTTTGCTCAATCTCCTTGATGTCAGACTCCTGAACTTCTCCTCAAGCTCTTTATCACTCATATAGTTCTTGGGGTGTCCTTTCGGATAATCCACCTGCTTAGCATATCTTCGAATATAGGTTTGAACTATTAGGCGGTTAGAGATCTTTTGCGGATAGGTTTTCGTGAACTCTTTATCCTCAACGACAACAACTTTTTGCAGCAAACCATACAGCTTCTTGTCCCTTATGCGTTCAAGTGAAAAAGAATTCACCGTTATGGTACCATCCATAAGGGCTACAGCAACACAGTAAGGGAGGCTATGATCTGCAGTTTCTCTTGTGCGTGGGTCCCATCTTTCGCTTCCGCTTCCAATAATTTCAATAGCAGCATCAAAACTCTGAATTTCTATCGATTTTATTGAACTTATGAAGTTCTTACCTTCCTTTTTCTGCAACTCTCTCCTCAATTCAAGTGCAGCTTCAACCGCACTTTGCGCATGATATTCGACCGGGAAGTGCTTTATGTAGGTTTCAAGAATCTTAAATGGAGCATTATCGCCTCCGAACCTGTACAATCTAAACTGCCCTGATACCAGCTTCATGAAACCTTTTTCACCTTCAAAGATCGGAGCAGGCCCCGTCATCCCCTCCCTAGCGAGCAGGGCGGCAAAAACTCCATTTCTAGCAGTGTTAGCAAATGCACACCCCTTCCACATGGAGAGCTCCCCAACCCTCGTCTGCCTTAATGCAATATTTGCAACACCTGCAAGGCCGAGCGCATACTTCATAGATTTCTCTGATAACTTCATCAATTTTGCAGAGCATAGTGATGTTGAGAACGCCCCGTAAGTAACATGATCCCAGCCTCTTGATCTAAGAGATGCCGCATCACATAATCTGCACTGAATTTCATATGCCAACACAATGGCAGTTATCAGATCTTTCCCAGAAGCGTTTTCAGTTTCAGCAACAGCAAGTGCAGCAGCAATATTGTCGCTAGGATGAGCAGGTTCTTTTGAGAGATAGGTATCATTACAATCAAGATACCTTATCATCGACCCATTGGCAAACGCAGCCAAATCTGGAAGCGTCTTTTTGGAGGTTCCAATTATCGTAGCGCCATTTTGGATTGAAGGAACAACTTTTCTTGCAATCCTACACGGCTCAGCATCGAAAGCTCCAATTGCACAACCTAAACTGTCTATTACCCTTCTTTTGGTTTCATGGATAACGTCTTTAGGAAGATCGCTAAACTGCAAACTATGCGCATAATCACTCAAATACTCTGCAATTGTCATCTAATTGGCCAGACCTGAATTATAGGACAATAAAAATTTAAAAGAAAACAATAATTATACTATCTGAAATGGGACTAGTTAAACTAAGACTCACTATAGCGGCAACGCTGGCAGTACTTATAGGGCTTTCCACGCTCTTCTTCAGCGTGCTATTGACCTTGCTGGGAGGTTTTAGTACGTACTCAATGTTGGCAATGGTCGTAGGGTTCAATTTGTTGCAGTGGTTGATAGCTCCATATCTTATCGGCCTGATGTACAGGGTAAAGGAGCTTCCAGAGTCGAGTAATCCAAAACTCCATGCATATGTTAGAAGAATTGCTGAAAGCACAAGGATAAAGATGCCAAAACTGATGATCTCAAGCCTCAGCATTCCTAATGCTTTTGCATATGGCTCCCCTCTATCTGGTAACAGAGTAGCTGTCACGCAGGGGCTCTTGGACACGCTAGAAGAGGAAGAGGTGGAAGCTGTGTTAGGTCACGAACTAGGGCATTTAAAACACAGAGATGTGCAGGTGATGATGTTCGCCTCAGTCCTTCCATCAATATTCTACTACATCGGGTATTCATTCATGTGGTCGAGCATGCTTGGTGGTAACAGAAGGAACAACAATAGCGGAGCAGTAATCCTCATTGCTATAGGTTCTATGGTGATATATTTTGTTCTGAGCTTGGTGGTCATGGGGCTTTCGAGGCTGAGGGAATATTATGCAGACACACACGCTGTGAAGCATGTTAATGATGGAGCGCGGAAGCTCTCTGAAGCATTGGCAAAGATTTCTACCTTTTCTCAGCGATCTAGAATGCCTGCAAAGTCTATACATGTAGCAGGATTCAAGACACTGCTCTTCAGCGATCCAGATACATCGCACAGAGATGCAACAGAGATAGGCATCTCTAGATACAGAACATCTGATCAAATGCTGGTGGAGCAAGTAGCATCAAGGAGATTCACAACTGCCGATAGAATCCTTGAACTCTTTTCAACGCACCCTCACACTGCAAAAAGGATAAAAACACTACGCGATTTAGACGCGAAAATACAATAATTTCAGATGAGAGAGGCATAGGCTTAAATAGAGTTCTTGCATGAGGCCATAACGGTGATATTCTGATGGCTGATTATACAAAAGGTCAGACGTGGGGAGCACTCAAGAAGGCTTGGAAGGCTTACAAGATCGCAAAGGTCCAGAAGGACAAGGCAAAAATGAAAACATATTCTGAAAGGATCAGGACATTGCAGAAGGAACTAGGCCTGAAGCAAGCAGAGTTCAAGGACTAAAAACCTTCCACTCCTCTTTATTTTTCTAAAACTCTATTTTTGCAGTTTCATATTCTCTGCCTCTCCATACAATCTTCTTTCTGAAGGCGTTTTTGTAAGCAGCAGTTAACATGCTTATGCTGAAAAGAAGGCCACCGAGAGGAGAGACGATCACATAAATCGGAGAAAGTTTCAGTGAACCTAATATCTCTATCGACGATGCTAGAAATGTAAGGATGCCTGCAACCAACGAAAGAACAATAACTATCTCGGAGAAAGCCAACCTTTGCGAATACCATAGCAAAGATAATAGAAGCGCGATAAATGGTAGAACTGTAACCATAAGCGTGCCAACTGCAAACGCCACCCCTCTTAGCGGATTTACGTTAATCGAATATGAAGCAATTCTTTCTATAACATGAATAACATCTACAAGGCTTTTTGCCCAGACCGAAGTGAACCTATCAGCGGCTTCGAGCATGATTATCTTTAGACCCTTCTGCTTTGCAAGAAAACCTAACGCTCTATCCTCTATCAGAGATTTCCTGACAACCTCATGCTCTCCAATTTGAACGTATTTGCTTTTCTGTATCAGGAAAAAGCTACCGAAGACATAAGCAAAAGGGTCTTTTGGGTTATTGACCCTTAGTGGAGAATACAGAACGATCAGCACATGAACAAAGATAGGCTGTATTACCTTCGACCAGAAGCTTTGGCAAAGCATCCTCGGCATCAGGGTAAGAACATCGATTTTGTTTGAAATGGCAAAACCCAAAGCTTTTGAGATCACGCTTTTTTCAAATTCAACATCTGCATCTGTGAAGAGCAACCATTCCCCGTTAGAGTTCCTGAAACCCTCTTCGCATGCCCATGTCTTACCTGTCCAGCCCTCTGGCTTCTCTTTCACCGAAACTACTCTGCAGTTTTTATGTTTCGATTCGAAATCCTTTGCAATTTGATGACTCTTATCGCTCGATTGATCATCTACTAATATTATCTCGAGGTTGGGATAATTC
It includes:
- a CDS encoding citrate synthase (catalyzes the formation of citrate from acetyl-CoA and oxaloacetate), whose product is MTKEVDREYPGYSPGLEGIIAGTTAICYLNDDTGELLYRGYSVSDLVNASYEEAAYLLIYGKLPNSKEFASFSSALVKSRKLPDDVSRIIQRLPSNVHPMDVLRTVVSLLGLFDSTLQDSSNDANVNRAVRLVAQMPVLLTEFNAHVHGLKNVKPESSMTHAESFFYMLLGKKPDPKLAKIFNVSMVLYAEHELNASTFSARVTASTLTDIYSAVSSAIGTLKGPLHGGANEGVAKMLIDIDDVSRAESWVDAALARKERIMGFGHRIHRKTEDPRSVTIKRYAKELGEYLGETKWYDICFALEKKMGREKKLYPNLDLYSAVIYMLMGIPIELYTPIFVCSRVAGWCAHIIEQQENNRLIRPRSIYTGAKGLRYVPMEERI
- the prpB gene encoding methylisocitrate lyase, whose product is MSKELNKASVLRRLIKDHAVVVPGVFNAITAKIAERVGFEGVYISGAGLANARGLPDLGLLSMSEVLDHASAIANSVNIPAIADIDTGFGEVLNLMRAVQEFERAGIVAVQIEDQIMPKRCGHLEGKELVSSEDMVQKIKGAIQARQNPDFVIIARTDARAVEGLNGAIKRAQTYAKAGADVIFPEALESKVEFSKFAKIVRVPLMANMTEFGKTPYISVREFESMGYNIVIFPMTVFRTMTKAVEDTLRKLKKNGTQKQMISKMHTRKQIYNLVNYDEYEKIDRRFRRVSD
- a CDS encoding MmgE/PrpD family protein codes for the protein MTIAEYLSDYAHSLQFSDLPKDVIHETKRRVIDSLGCAIGAFDAEPCRIARKVVPSIQNGATIIGTSKKTLPDLAAFANGSMIRYLDCNDTYLSKEPAHPSDNIAAALAVAETENASGKDLITAIVLAYEIQCRLCDAASLRSRGWDHVTYGAFSTSLCSAKLMKLSEKSMKYALGLAGVANIALRQTRVGELSMWKGCAFANTARNGVFAALLAREGMTGPAPIFEGEKGFMKLVSGQFRLYRFGGDNAPFKILETYIKHFPVEYHAQSAVEAALELRRELQKKEGKNFISSIKSIEIQSFDAAIEIIGSGSERWDPRTRETADHSLPYCVAVALMDGTITVNSFSLERIRDKKLYGLLQKVVVVEDKEFTKTYPQKISNRLIVQTYIRRYAKQVDYPKGHPKNYMSDKELEEKFRSLTSRRLSKVKAEKILHSLWNLEKKYIGDIMSMVKVN
- a CDS encoding protease HtpX (metalloprotease) codes for the protein MGLVKLRLTIAATLAVLIGLSTLFFSVLLTLLGGFSTYSMLAMVVGFNLLQWLIAPYLIGLMYRVKELPESSNPKLHAYVRRIAESTRIKMPKLMISSLSIPNAFAYGSPLSGNRVAVTQGLLDTLEEEEVEAVLGHELGHLKHRDVQVMMFASVLPSIFYYIGYSFMWSSMLGGNRRNNNSGAVILIAIGSMVIYFVLSLVVMGLSRLREYYADTHAVKHVNDGARKLSEALAKISTFSQRSRMPAKSIHVAGFKTLLFSDPDTSHRDATEIGISRYRTSDQMLVEQVASRRFTTADRILELFSTHPHTAKRIKTLRDLDAKIQ
- a CDS encoding glycosyltransferase, which produces MELLIALLTLLLLGSSIGMAVSIKKRIVIGRHLPKLPKETVSLTEKPLVSIIVPFRNEETNLPNLFSSIAQQNYPNLEIILVDDQSSDKSHQIAKDFESKHKNCRVVSVKEKPEGWTGKTWACEEGFRNSNGEWLLFTDADVEFEKSVISKALGFAISNKIDVLTLMPRMLCQSFWSKVIQPIFVHVLIVLYSPLRVNNPKDPFAYVFGSFFLIQKSKYVQIGEHEVVRKSLIEDRALGFLAKQKGLKIIMLEAADRFTSVWAKSLVDVIHVIERIASYSINVNPLRGVAFAVGTLMVTVLPFIALLLSLLWYSQRLAFSEIVIVLSLVAGILTFLASSIEILGSLKLSPIYVIVSPLGGLLFSISMLTAAYKNAFRKKIVWRGREYETAKIEF